The Candidatus Eisenbacteria bacterium nucleotide sequence CATCATGGAGGTCCTCTACGGCGGGTTCTCCGATCCGAAGTACCGCCCTTGTCCCCTTCTCAAGAAGATGGTGCGGGCGGGCTATCTCGGGCGGAAGAGCGGCCGCGGGTTCTTCGAATACGGATCGTAGTCCCCATACCTCGGAGGTGCGTGGATGCATTTCGATCTGAACGACGAGCAGGCCTTGATCCGGAAGACCGTTCGTGAGTTCGCGGAGAAGACGCTCGGACCGACCGCGGGCGAGCGCGACCACCACGAGAAGCCGGCGATCGAGGAGGCGAAGGCGTTCGCCGATCTCGGCTTCCTCGGCATGACGATTCCGGAGGAGTACGGCGGAGCCTTGCTCGACGATATCTCGGAGGCGATCGTCATCGAGGAGCTCTCGCGGGTCGACGCCTCCTTCGGGGTTCTCGTGAGCGTGCACACGAGCCTCTCTGCGACGGTCGTCGTGACCCACGGAACGGACGCGCAGAAGAAGAAATACTTGCCGAGGCTCGCGACCGGCGAGATCCTCGCGGCGTACTCCCTCTCCGAGGCGGGAGCGGGATCGGATCCGACCGCTCTCTCCTGCGCCGCCGCGAAGAAGGGGGACAAGTACGTCCTCAACGGCGAGAAGATGTGGGTGACGAACGGGTCGATCGCGGACCTTTACATCCTCATGGCGAAGACCGACCCGTCCGCGCCGGGCGCGAAGGGGGTCTCCGCGTTTCTCATCGAGAAGGGCTTTCCCGGTTTCTCCGTCGGGAAGAAGGAGGAGAAGCTCGGCATCCGGTCGAGCGACACGGTGAGCCTCATCCTTCAGAACTGCGAGGTCCCCGCGGAAAACCTCCTCTGGGAGGAGGGGAAGGGGATGCGGATCGCGTTCGAGGCTCTCGACAAGAGCCGGATCGGCATCGCCGCGCAGGCGGTCGGGATCGCGCAGGGCGCCTTCGACGCCGCGCTCGCCTACTCGAAGCAAAGGGAGCAGTTCGGCCGGCCGATCATTCAACATCAAACCATCGGCAACTACCTCGCCGACATGGCGACCCGCATCGAGGCGGCCCGCCTTCTCACGTACAAGGCGGCCTACTTGAAGGAAAAGAAGGCGAAGCACACGATGGAGTCGGCCCAAGCGAAGCTGTTCGCGGGCGACATCGCGGTCTGGGTGGCGGATCGGGCCGTGCAGATCCTCGGCGGGTACGGCTACACGCGCGAGTTCCCGGTGGAGCGGTTCTACCGGGACGCGAAGATCACCCAGATCTACGAGGGGACCAACGAGATCCAGAGGCTCGTCATCGCGCGGGCGCTCGTCTCGTAGATCCGGAGGGAGGTCGGGGGCGTCGGCTTGATTCGCATCCGAGGAGCGTCCGAGCATAATCTGAAGTCGATCGACCTCGATCTGCCCCGCAATCGACTCGTCGTGATCACGGGGCTTTCGGGGAGCGGGAAGTCCTCTCTCGCGTTCGATACGATCTACGCCGAGGGGCAGCGGCGCTACGTCGAGTCGCTGTCGGCGTAC carries:
- a CDS encoding acyl-CoA dehydrogenase family protein translates to MHFDLNDEQALIRKTVREFAEKTLGPTAGERDHHEKPAIEEAKAFADLGFLGMTIPEEYGGALLDDISEAIVIEELSRVDASFGVLVSVHTSLSATVVVTHGTDAQKKKYLPRLATGEILAAYSLSEAGAGSDPTALSCAAAKKGDKYVLNGEKMWVTNGSIADLYILMAKTDPSAPGAKGVSAFLIEKGFPGFSVGKKEEKLGIRSSDTVSLILQNCEVPAENLLWEEGKGMRIAFEALDKSRIGIAAQAVGIAQGAFDAALAYSKQREQFGRPIIQHQTIGNYLADMATRIEAARLLTYKAAYLKEKKAKHTMESAQAKLFAGDIAVWVADRAVQILGGYGYTREFPVERFYRDAKITQIYEGTNEIQRLVIARALVS